Proteins encoded within one genomic window of Lactococcus garvieae:
- the rpmG gene encoding 50S ribosomal protein L33, translating to MRVKITLACTSCKSKNYISSKNKSSHPEKVETMKFCPKERMVTLHREV from the coding sequence ATGAGGGTGAAAATAACATTAGCTTGCACAAGCTGCAAGAGTAAAAATTATATTAGCAGCAAAAATAAAAGCAGTCATCCCGAAAAAGTAGAAACTATGAAGTTTTGTCCAAAAGAACGTATGGTCACTCTACACCGTGAAGTTTAG
- the greA gene encoding transcription elongation factor GreA: MVEKTFPMTKEGLEKLEQELDNLKLVKRPEVVERIKIARSYGDLSENSEYEAAKDEQAFIEGRISTVETMIRYAEIVDNANIDKNEVALGKAVIFQEIGDDEEEEYQIVGTAEADPFSGKISNESPIAQALIGRKVGDVVKIPLPMGEIEVKIIDVK; this comes from the coding sequence ATGGTAGAAAAAACGTTCCCTATGACCAAAGAAGGTCTGGAAAAACTAGAACAAGAATTAGATAACCTTAAATTGGTTAAGCGTCCAGAAGTTGTTGAACGTATCAAAATTGCACGTAGCTATGGCGATCTTTCAGAAAACTCAGAATATGAAGCAGCTAAAGATGAACAAGCATTTATCGAAGGCCGTATCTCAACTGTAGAAACAATGATTCGCTATGCTGAAATCGTTGATAATGCTAATATCGACAAAAATGAAGTTGCACTAGGTAAAGCCGTTATTTTCCAAGAAATTGGGGATGACGAAGAAGAAGAATACCAAATCGTGGGTACTGCGGAAGCAGATCCATTCTCAGGTAAAATTTCAAATGAGTCACCAATTGCTCAAGCTTTGATTGGTCGTAAAGTCGGTGATGTGGTTAAAATTCCACTTCCAATGGGTGAAATTGAAGTCAAGATCATTGACGTAAAATAA
- the hpf gene encoding ribosome hibernation-promoting factor, HPF/YfiA family, which yields MIKYNIRGENFELTDSIRSYVEDKVGKLEKYFNDGHEVTAYVNLKVYSDRRYKVEVTVPAKNVTLRAEDTADDMYAAIDFVEAKLERQIRKYKTRVNRKSKINVPTGQSFGDEFAPLDADEEVNEEQVKIVRTKHVSLKPMDAEEAVLQMDMLGHDFYIFTDADTDGTNVVYRRTDGNIGLIETN from the coding sequence ATGATCAAATATAATATCCGTGGTGAAAATTTTGAGTTAACAGATTCAATCCGCTCGTATGTTGAAGATAAGGTTGGAAAACTTGAAAAATACTTTAACGATGGTCATGAAGTAACAGCCTATGTCAATCTAAAAGTTTACTCCGATAGACGCTATAAAGTAGAAGTCACAGTTCCCGCGAAGAATGTAACTTTACGTGCGGAAGACACAGCAGATGATATGTATGCGGCTATTGACTTTGTCGAAGCTAAGTTAGAACGTCAAATTCGCAAGTACAAAACGCGTGTGAACCGTAAATCTAAAATCAATGTTCCTACAGGACAATCTTTCGGAGATGAGTTTGCACCACTTGATGCTGATGAAGAAGTGAACGAAGAACAAGTGAAAATTGTTCGTACAAAACACGTTTCTTTGAAACCTATGGATGCGGAAGAAGCAGTACTCCAAATGGACATGCTAGGGCATGATTTCTATATCTTTACCGATGCTGATACCGATGGCACTAATGTCGTATACCGTCGTACAGATGGAAATATTGGTTTGATTGAAACAAACTAA
- the mltG gene encoding endolytic transglycosylase MltG: MVDKDTEKFSRESFKDKILRELEEGNRANTDGTFENYARESNKELASSHSRRTRRERTDFSEFKRPTTFKLTEELEDSGVEKEVEASELSDTSSSTTFEETIAETSEEERPDFATIREQMLEASQGQNYSRLKRKEKVAEDFDEDFDKESEIIPKAVPEEKEQNRHRNRRSEAHNEEATEKSLRKPKKSKSRKKVTSGKIIAVIVVVLLLAAAGTGFYGYTFIRDGVQPLNTADTSKRAINIPVGASSKQIGDILQRESIIKNGMVFQYYTKFKNFSGFKSGYYNLSPSMSLSDIASLLEQGGTEHPVEPTLGKILIPEGYTLEQIAQAVTVNSDSKNDKTPFTKDEFMKKVQDQAFIEKMKKQYPKLLASLPAKDSGVKYQLEGYLFPATYEYSKKTTVESLIETMLSTTNTQLEPLYAQMEAAKLSVNDTLSLAAIVEKEANSDDDRRNVAQVFFNRLNLGMTLDSNTGIFYAEGKLGKDTSLDQQAAINTQLDSPFNTYLYQGMGPGPIVSPSLSAIKAVLNPTANDYLYFVADTEGKIYFAQTLEEQNINVQKYVNDAIAAGN, encoded by the coding sequence TTGGTAGATAAAGATACGGAGAAGTTTTCGAGAGAAAGTTTCAAAGACAAGATCTTACGTGAACTTGAAGAAGGCAATCGAGCAAACACGGACGGGACTTTTGAAAACTATGCCCGTGAGTCCAACAAAGAACTTGCTTCATCCCACAGTAGACGTACCCGCCGGGAACGGACAGATTTTTCAGAATTTAAACGCCCTACGACATTTAAATTAACTGAAGAGTTAGAGGACTCTGGAGTTGAAAAAGAAGTAGAGGCTTCAGAATTATCCGATACATCATCAAGCACGACTTTTGAAGAAACTATAGCCGAAACGAGTGAAGAAGAGCGTCCAGATTTTGCAACCATTCGTGAACAGATGCTGGAAGCTAGTCAAGGTCAAAACTATTCGCGTCTGAAACGTAAGGAAAAAGTAGCCGAAGATTTTGATGAAGACTTTGATAAAGAATCAGAAATTATTCCCAAAGCTGTGCCAGAGGAAAAGGAACAAAATAGACACAGAAATCGCCGTTCAGAAGCACATAATGAAGAAGCTACTGAGAAATCGCTGAGAAAGCCTAAGAAATCAAAATCGAGGAAGAAAGTTACCTCGGGTAAGATTATCGCCGTTATCGTTGTGGTCTTACTCTTAGCTGCTGCCGGCACAGGATTTTATGGTTATACTTTTATTAGAGACGGAGTACAACCTCTTAATACCGCAGATACTTCAAAGCGAGCGATTAATATTCCAGTAGGTGCGAGTAGCAAACAAATTGGTGATATTTTACAAAGAGAAAGTATCATCAAAAACGGAATGGTTTTTCAATACTATACGAAGTTTAAAAACTTTAGTGGTTTCAAGAGCGGTTACTACAATCTTTCACCAAGTATGTCCCTGTCTGACATAGCGTCTTTACTGGAGCAAGGCGGAACTGAGCATCCCGTAGAGCCAACTTTGGGTAAAATTCTGATTCCAGAAGGCTACACACTTGAACAAATTGCTCAGGCTGTTACCGTAAATTCAGACAGTAAAAATGATAAAACTCCTTTTACAAAAGATGAATTTATGAAGAAGGTACAGGATCAAGCTTTTATTGAGAAAATGAAAAAACAGTATCCTAAACTTCTTGCAAGCTTACCAGCAAAAGACAGTGGAGTTAAATATCAGCTTGAAGGTTACCTCTTCCCGGCAACTTATGAATACAGTAAAAAAACAACTGTTGAAAGCTTGATTGAAACCATGCTTTCAACAACAAATACGCAGCTTGAACCACTCTATGCACAAATGGAAGCAGCAAAACTCTCAGTCAATGATACTCTGAGCTTAGCGGCCATTGTGGAAAAAGAAGCAAACAGTGATGATGACCGTCGTAATGTGGCACAAGTCTTCTTTAACCGCCTTAACTTAGGCATGACTTTGGATTCAAATACAGGTATCTTTTATGCTGAAGGAAAATTAGGTAAAGATACTTCACTGGATCAACAAGCGGCTATTAATACACAGTTGGATTCACCGTTCAATACATACTTGTATCAAGGAATGGGTCCTGGGCCTATAGTTAGTCCAAGTTTGTCAGCAATTAAAGCGGTCTTGAATCCCACTGCAAACGATTATCTTTACTTTGTCGCAGATACAGAAGGTAAAATTTACTTCGCACAGACACTTGAAGAACAAAATATCAATGTTCAAAAGTATGTCAATGATGCAATTGCAGCTGGTAATTAA
- the pflB gene encoding formate C-acetyltransferase: protein MKTETKEIFEQAWEGFKGSDWQDKASVTRFVQANYKPYDGDESFLEGPTERTLKVKDIIETTKAHYEEVGFPFDTDRVTSIHKIPAGYIDPENKDLELIYGMQNSELFRLNFMPKGGLRVAEKILTEHGLSVDPELHEVLDTTMTSVNDGIFRAYTSAIRKARHAHTVTGLPDAYSRGRIIGVYARLALYGADYLMKEKAREWDAITEITEETIRLKEEINMQYQALDQVAKFGDLYGLDVRRPALNTKEAIQWINIAYMAVCRVINGAATSLGRVPIVLDIFAERDLERGTFTEKELQEFVDDFVLKLRTMKFARAAAYDELYSGDPTFITTSMAGMGNDGRHRVTKMDYRFLNTLDTIGNAPEPNLTVLWSDKLPHAFKRYSMSMSHKHSSIQYEGVETMAKEGYGEMSCISCCVSPLDPENENERHNLQYFGARVNVLKAMLTGLNGGYDDVHKDYKVFDIEPVTDEVLDYETVMENFDKSLTWLTDTYVDAMNIIHYMTDKYNYEAVQMAFLPTRVRANMGFGICGFANTVDSLSAIKYAKVKTIRDENGYIYDYEVEGDFPRYGEDDDRVDDIAKLLMKMYYEKLASHKLYKNAEATVSLLTITSNVAYSKQTGNSPVHKGVFLNEDGSVNKSKVEFFSPGANPSNKARGGWLQNLNSLAKLEFAHANDGISLTTQVSPRALGKTRDEQVDNLVQILDGYFGQGGQHVNLNVMDLKDVYSKIMNGEDVIVRISGYCVNTKYLTPEQKQELTERVFHEVLSQDDDEVMHTSNI, encoded by the coding sequence ATGAAAACAGAAACTAAAGAAATCTTTGAGCAAGCCTGGGAAGGTTTCAAAGGATCAGACTGGCAAGACAAAGCTAGCGTAACACGCTTCGTTCAAGCCAACTACAAACCTTACGATGGAGACGAAAGCTTCCTCGAAGGACCAACAGAACGTACGCTTAAAGTAAAAGACATTATTGAAACAACAAAAGCGCACTATGAAGAAGTGGGATTCCCATTTGACACAGACCGTGTTACTTCTATCCATAAAATTCCTGCTGGTTACATTGATCCTGAAAACAAAGATCTCGAACTCATTTACGGTATGCAAAACAGCGAACTTTTCCGTTTGAACTTCATGCCTAAAGGTGGTCTTCGTGTAGCAGAAAAAATCTTGACAGAACACGGACTCAGCGTTGATCCAGAATTACACGAAGTTTTGGATACTACAATGACTTCTGTAAATGACGGTATCTTCCGTGCTTACACATCAGCTATCCGTAAAGCACGTCACGCGCATACAGTAACTGGTTTGCCAGATGCTTACTCACGTGGACGTATCATCGGTGTTTACGCACGTCTTGCACTTTACGGTGCAGACTACTTGATGAAAGAAAAAGCACGCGAGTGGGATGCTATTACTGAAATCACTGAAGAAACTATCCGTCTTAAAGAAGAAATCAACATGCAATATCAAGCACTTGATCAAGTTGCGAAGTTTGGTGATCTTTACGGACTCGATGTGCGCCGTCCAGCTTTGAACACTAAAGAAGCTATCCAATGGATTAACATTGCTTATATGGCTGTATGTCGTGTTATCAATGGTGCAGCAACTTCTCTTGGACGTGTGCCAATCGTTCTTGATATCTTTGCTGAGCGTGACCTTGAACGTGGTACATTTACAGAAAAAGAGCTTCAAGAATTTGTTGATGATTTCGTATTGAAACTTCGTACAATGAAATTTGCTCGTGCTGCTGCCTATGATGAACTTTACTCTGGTGACCCAACATTCATCACAACATCTATGGCTGGTATGGGTAACGATGGTCGTCACCGTGTTACAAAAATGGATTACCGTTTCCTTAACACTTTGGATACAATCGGTAACGCTCCAGAACCAAACTTAACTGTCCTTTGGTCAGATAAATTGCCACATGCTTTTAAACGCTACTCAATGTCTATGTCACACAAACACTCTTCTATTCAATATGAAGGTGTTGAAACAATGGCTAAAGAAGGCTATGGCGAAATGTCATGTATCTCATGTTGTGTGTCACCACTTGATCCAGAAAATGAAAACGAACGTCACAATCTCCAATACTTTGGTGCGCGTGTTAACGTTCTAAAAGCTATGTTGACTGGTTTGAACGGTGGTTATGACGATGTTCACAAAGACTATAAAGTATTTGATATTGAACCTGTAACTGACGAAGTCCTTGACTACGAAACAGTTATGGAAAACTTTGACAAGTCATTGACTTGGTTGACTGACACTTATGTAGATGCGATGAACATCATCCACTACATGACTGACAAATACAACTATGAAGCTGTACAAATGGCCTTCTTGCCAACACGTGTCCGTGCCAACATGGGCTTCGGTATCTGTGGTTTTGCCAACACAGTTGATTCACTTTCAGCTATCAAATATGCTAAAGTTAAAACAATCCGTGATGAAAATGGCTACATCTATGACTACGAAGTCGAAGGCGACTTCCCACGTTATGGTGAAGATGATGACCGTGTAGACGATATCGCTAAACTTTTGATGAAGATGTACTACGAAAAATTAGCTTCACACAAACTTTACAAAAATGCTGAAGCTACTGTATCACTCTTGACTATCACTTCAAACGTTGCATACTCTAAACAAACTGGTAACTCTCCAGTTCATAAAGGTGTATTCCTCAACGAAGATGGTTCAGTGAATAAATCTAAAGTAGAATTCTTCTCACCAGGTGCGAACCCATCAAACAAAGCACGTGGCGGATGGCTTCAAAACTTGAACTCATTAGCAAAACTTGAATTTGCGCACGCAAATGACGGTATTTCATTGACAACTCAAGTTTCACCACGCGCTCTTGGTAAAACACGTGACGAACAAGTGGATAACTTGGTTCAAATCCTTGATGGATACTTTGGTCAAGGTGGACAACACGTTAACCTTAACGTCATGGACCTCAAAGATGTTTACAGCAAAATCATGAATGGCGAAGATGTTATCGTTCGTATCTCTGGTTACTGTGTAAACACTAAATATCTTACTCCAGAACAAAAACAAGAATTGACTGAACGTGTCTTCCACGAAGTTCTTTCACAAGATGATGATGAAGTAATGCACACATCAAATATCTAA
- the coaE gene encoding dephospho-CoA kinase (Dephospho-CoA kinase (CoaE) performs the final step in coenzyme A biosynthesis.): MNKVIGLTGGIASGKSTAVDFLRSQGYPIIDADQVVRELQAPGGLLYQAIMQEFGDTYFDDKGLLNRRKLGDLIFSNDEAREKLAKLQNHIIRREIYARRDALLKEGKTDKAIIMDIPLLMEQHYDGFDEIWLVAVSENIQIERIMARDNMTEAEAQARIRAQMPLAEKKKYATRVIDTSGQISETYAKIKELLKIIEKRD; encoded by the coding sequence ATGAATAAAGTAATCGGTTTGACAGGTGGAATAGCTTCTGGGAAATCAACGGCGGTTGATTTTTTGCGTTCTCAGGGTTATCCTATTATTGATGCGGATCAGGTTGTCCGTGAACTGCAAGCACCCGGCGGTTTGCTTTACCAGGCAATCATGCAAGAGTTTGGTGATACTTACTTTGATGACAAAGGATTGTTAAATCGTCGTAAGCTAGGGGATTTGATTTTTTCAAATGATGAGGCGAGGGAAAAACTAGCAAAGCTTCAAAATCATATCATTCGTCGTGAAATCTATGCGAGGCGTGATGCTTTATTGAAAGAGGGAAAAACAGATAAAGCTATTATTATGGATATTCCCTTGCTCATGGAGCAGCATTATGATGGCTTTGACGAGATATGGCTCGTCGCTGTTTCAGAAAACATTCAGATCGAGCGTATCATGGCTAGAGATAATATGACAGAAGCAGAAGCTCAAGCACGTATTCGAGCGCAGATGCCGCTGGCAGAAAAGAAAAAGTATGCCACACGAGTTATTGACACTTCAGGACAGATTTCTGAGACCTATGCAAAAATCAAAGAATTATTGAAAATAATAGAAAAGAGGGATTAA
- a CDS encoding ATP-dependent Clp protease ATP-binding subunit — protein MKFNEKDFTPQVIRVLEKSLDYAHKFNYAWVESSHLLAALAEVPASLAFTLLNSEQLDLEEMLIDIEDFSSQVKTKKSEIKLSPRVENIIEQAKALAQNNDKNRVGTEHLLYMILANDAGFAGQLLREQNINIANLRKVLEQKAYLRVPERRKAVTPASKRNLSGKVSETTTTPTLDTVSTDLTKAARDGKLDPMIGRDREVERLIHILSRRTKNNPVLVGEPGVGKSAIIEGFATRVAQGDVPVGLRGSRIMALNMAMVVAGTKFRGEFEDRLTAIVDEVTHDKDVIVFIDELHTIIGAGGGMDSVNDASNILKPALARGEFQLIGATTYQEYQKYIEKDEALERRFARVNVEEPSEDETVAILQGLKEKFEAYHTVKFDEGALERAVTLSNRYMPSRRLPDKAIDLLDEAAAKVKITSKTNYSKLDELKAELKEQELKLQDAVVALDITAAQDIEKGIQKLTNKIDNFPLSEQDNPLVQESDVYAVVSNLTGIPLQQMTKTESERLINLEKELHKRVVGQEEAISAVSRAIRRARSGIADSRRPLGSFMFLGPTGVGKTELAKALAESVFGSEESMIRVDMSEYMEKFSTSRLIGAPPGYVGYDEGGQLTEQVRNKPYSVILFDEVEKAHPDIFNIMLQILDDGFVTDTKGRKVDFRNTIIIMTSNLGATAIRDDKTVGFGAKSISADYSAMKSRIMEELKKQYRPEFLNRIDETIVFHSLTEKEIEQVVKIMSKSLISRLKDQNITLKFTSAALKVIADKGFDPEYGARPLRKALQREVEDLLSEQVLAEEIKPGDTVSVGSSNKKIRISVID, from the coding sequence ATGAAATTTAATGAAAAGGACTTTACACCACAAGTAATTCGTGTGCTTGAGAAGTCTTTAGACTATGCACATAAATTTAACTACGCTTGGGTTGAAAGTTCACACCTCTTGGCTGCTTTAGCTGAAGTCCCAGCTTCATTAGCATTCACTTTACTAAATTCGGAGCAACTCGATTTAGAAGAAATGCTGATTGATATTGAGGACTTCTCAAGCCAAGTCAAAACAAAAAAATCCGAAATAAAGCTCAGCCCAAGAGTTGAGAATATTATTGAACAAGCAAAAGCTTTGGCGCAAAATAATGACAAAAATCGTGTGGGTACAGAGCACCTTTTATATATGATTTTGGCTAACGACGCTGGTTTTGCAGGGCAACTTTTACGAGAGCAAAATATCAATATTGCGAATCTTCGTAAGGTGCTGGAGCAAAAAGCTTACTTACGCGTGCCTGAACGCCGTAAAGCAGTGACTCCTGCATCAAAAAGAAACTTATCAGGAAAAGTTTCGGAAACAACAACAACGCCAACTTTGGATACAGTATCTACAGATTTGACGAAAGCTGCGCGTGATGGCAAACTTGACCCAATGATTGGTCGAGATCGTGAAGTTGAACGTTTGATTCATATACTTAGTCGCCGCACTAAAAACAATCCCGTTTTAGTTGGTGAACCAGGAGTCGGAAAATCAGCCATCATCGAAGGTTTTGCGACCCGCGTTGCTCAGGGGGATGTTCCTGTAGGCTTACGTGGAAGCCGTATCATGGCGTTGAACATGGCTATGGTTGTAGCTGGGACGAAATTCCGTGGGGAGTTTGAAGATCGCTTAACAGCGATTGTCGATGAAGTTACGCACGATAAAGATGTGATTGTCTTTATTGATGAGTTACACACCATTATTGGAGCTGGTGGGGGTATGGATTCTGTAAATGATGCCTCAAACATCTTGAAACCTGCATTAGCTCGGGGTGAGTTCCAACTTATTGGTGCCACAACCTACCAAGAATATCAAAAATATATTGAAAAAGACGAAGCCTTAGAGCGCCGCTTTGCACGTGTAAATGTAGAAGAACCATCAGAAGATGAGACAGTTGCAATTTTACAAGGTTTGAAGGAAAAATTTGAAGCCTACCATACTGTTAAATTTGACGAAGGAGCCTTGGAACGTGCAGTAACCTTGAGCAATCGTTATATGCCAAGTCGCCGTTTACCTGATAAAGCAATCGATCTTCTTGACGAAGCTGCTGCTAAAGTTAAGATTACCAGTAAGACAAATTATAGTAAATTAGACGAGCTGAAAGCAGAACTCAAAGAGCAAGAGCTAAAACTGCAAGATGCGGTTGTAGCTCTTGACATCACTGCTGCGCAGGATATTGAAAAAGGCATTCAAAAGTTAACAAATAAAATTGATAACTTTCCATTATCAGAACAAGATAATCCTTTGGTCCAAGAAAGTGATGTCTATGCTGTAGTCTCAAATCTTACAGGTATTCCACTCCAACAAATGACTAAAACAGAAAGTGAACGTCTAATTAACTTAGAAAAAGAATTACACAAGCGTGTAGTAGGTCAGGAAGAAGCCATCTCAGCTGTTTCTCGGGCGATTCGACGTGCACGTTCAGGAATCGCTGACAGTAGACGACCACTGGGCTCCTTTATGTTCTTAGGCCCTACAGGTGTAGGTAAAACGGAACTAGCGAAGGCCTTAGCGGAAAGTGTGTTTGGGAGTGAAGAAAGTATGATTCGTGTAGACATGAGTGAGTACATGGAGAAATTCTCGACTTCACGTTTGATTGGTGCACCTCCTGGATATGTTGGTTATGATGAGGGTGGACAACTGACAGAACAAGTAAGAAACAAACCTTACTCCGTCATTCTCTTTGATGAAGTTGAAAAAGCTCATCCAGACATTTTCAATATTATGCTCCAGATTTTAGATGATGGCTTTGTAACAGACACCAAAGGTCGTAAGGTTGATTTTCGCAATACAATTATCATCATGACTTCCAACCTTGGCGCAACTGCCATTCGTGATGATAAAACGGTTGGCTTTGGTGCAAAATCCATCTCCGCCGACTATTCAGCGATGAAATCAAGAATTATGGAAGAGTTGAAAAAACAATACCGTCCAGAATTCCTGAACCGTATTGATGAAACCATCGTTTTCCACTCGTTGACAGAAAAAGAAATTGAACAAGTTGTAAAAATCATGAGCAAATCGCTCATTTCTCGCTTGAAAGATCAAAACATCACCCTCAAATTTACTTCAGCCGCACTAAAAGTTATTGCTGACAAAGGTTTCGACCCGGAGTATGGTGCACGTCCATTACGTAAAGCTTTGCAACGTGAAGTTGAAGATTTGCTAAGTGAGCAAGTGCTTGCAGAAGAGATTAAGCCTGGTGATACGGTATCTGTAGGTTCTTCTAATAAAAAGATTAGAATAAGTGTTATTGATTGA
- a CDS encoding multidrug efflux MFS transporter gives MPFLPLYIQSLGVTGSNVELFSGIAFASTALVSGLVAPMWGKLADKYGRKPMMVRASFAMTFTMSAIAFSHHMGGYWWLLLMRSLMGFFSGFIPNSTAMIASQAPKERSGYALGILSTAMITGTLIGPSIGGLLAQWFGMANVFLIVGTLLALATILTVLFVHENFEPVAKDEMLSTKEIVNRVSNKQILFGLLITSFIIQVTTQSIEPFVTLYIKTLTTNTSNLMFISGLIVSAVGLSAMMSSSTLGKLGDKYGAHRLILIGLAFSFAMYLPMAFVTTPLQLGILRFMLGFGTGALMPSVNSLLAKITPKEGVSRIFAYNQMFSNFGVVVGPIVGSAIAGWISYRMAFIVTSLFVVVNFFWSLTNFRKYLRKRSIVE, from the coding sequence ATGCCATTTTTACCTTTGTATATTCAAAGTTTGGGCGTGACAGGGTCGAATGTTGAGTTATTTTCTGGAATAGCATTTGCGTCGACAGCACTTGTCTCAGGACTTGTTGCTCCGATGTGGGGTAAACTTGCGGACAAATATGGCCGAAAACCAATGATGGTAAGAGCTTCTTTTGCCATGACATTTACGATGTCTGCTATTGCCTTTTCACATCACATGGGTGGTTACTGGTGGTTGCTGCTCATGCGAAGTCTCATGGGCTTCTTTTCAGGATTCATCCCCAACTCGACGGCAATGATAGCTTCGCAAGCACCTAAAGAACGCTCTGGCTATGCTTTAGGTATTTTATCGACAGCTATGATTACAGGAACTCTGATCGGACCTTCTATTGGTGGGTTACTCGCTCAGTGGTTTGGAATGGCCAATGTTTTCCTCATCGTGGGTACACTGCTTGCTCTTGCAACAATATTAACCGTCCTCTTTGTTCACGAAAATTTCGAGCCTGTTGCCAAAGACGAAATGCTTTCCACAAAAGAAATTGTCAACCGGGTAAGCAATAAACAAATACTCTTTGGCTTGCTTATTACGAGCTTTATTATTCAGGTGACAACTCAGTCCATAGAGCCTTTTGTCACTCTTTATATCAAGACATTAACCACGAACACAAGTAATCTGATGTTCATCTCAGGGCTTATCGTCTCAGCTGTAGGTCTTTCTGCTATGATGTCTTCAAGTACACTTGGCAAACTTGGCGACAAGTACGGTGCTCACCGCTTAATCTTAATTGGTTTAGCTTTCAGCTTTGCCATGTATTTGCCGATGGCTTTTGTAACAACACCCTTGCAGTTAGGAATTTTACGCTTTATGCTTGGTTTTGGTACAGGTGCTCTTATGCCTTCCGTTAATTCACTTTTAGCAAAAATAACTCCTAAAGAAGGCGTGTCCCGTATTTTTGCTTACAACCAAATGTTTTCGAACTTTGGTGTAGTCGTCGGACCAATCGTTGGCTCGGCTATTGCAGGTTGGATTTCTTATCGAATGGCTTTTATAGTGACAAGTCTCTTTGTTGTGGTTAATTTTTTCTGGTCCTTAACTAATTTCCGCAAATACTTGAGAAAACGGAGTATCGTAGAATGA
- a CDS encoding CtsR family transcriptional regulator, whose amino-acid sequence MSAQNTSDIIEAYLRKLLEEAREIEIKRADLASQFDVVPSQINYVIKTRFTPSKGFDVESKRGGGGYIKIFKYHYSAKHEFLLDLAQKMPANLTEGMAQDVLQLLFDENILTEREGNLLLLLLADNNISTSCRAKMMIKILQRLDRDDEI is encoded by the coding sequence ATGTCTGCTCAAAATACTTCAGATATTATCGAGGCTTACTTACGAAAGCTGTTAGAAGAGGCGCGCGAAATTGAGATTAAACGTGCGGATTTGGCCAGTCAGTTTGACGTGGTTCCTTCGCAGATTAACTATGTTATTAAAACCCGATTTACCCCGTCTAAAGGCTTTGATGTTGAATCAAAGCGCGGTGGTGGAGGTTATATCAAAATATTCAAGTATCATTACTCCGCAAAGCATGAGTTTCTGCTTGATCTGGCGCAAAAGATGCCAGCAAATTTGACAGAAGGTATGGCTCAAGATGTTCTTCAACTCTTGTTTGATGAGAATATCTTGACGGAACGAGAAGGAAATCTTCTTCTCTTGCTCTTAGCTGACAATAATATTTCCACAAGCTGTCGGGCAAAAATGATGATAAAAATACTACAGAGATTGGATCGAGATGATGAAATTTAA